The window TGCCAAATGATGGGAAAAATGGGAGTTCTGCTGTTAGTGATGAGGATGAGATGGAGGAGGAAGCCCCTGAGGGTAGTCTGACAACTGAACTGGCACTGGGAAATCTAGGTGGGTTTGGTATCGGATCAACTCCAAATTCAACTCTCGGGAGACCAAATCCATTTGGTGGGGAAATGCTGCATAAAGCTGCAACTTCGCCAAGTTCACCATTTACATTGCCAACTCCAAGTGGTGAGTTGTTCCGACCCGCATCCTTTAACTTCCAGTCTCCATTATATTCCCAGCCATCTCAGTCAGCAAATATTGGTGCTTTCTCGAGTGCATTTAATACTGGAAACACCAGTCAAGGTGCTACAGCAAGTGGATTTGGCCAGCCAGGACAATTTGGGTCAGGTCAGCAAGCTCTAGGATCGGTGCTTGGTGCCTTTGGACAGTCAAGACAGTTGGGTGCTAGCCCACCTAGAAGTGGTATTCCACCTCCAAGTGGTTTAACTGGCATGTCCACCGGTGGTTTTGGAGGTGGTTTTTCAAGCGTTGCCTCAGCTGGCGGTGGATTTGCTAGTCTGGCCACAGGTGGTGGATTTGCAGCTGCTGCAATGACTGGGGGTGGGGGTGGGTTTGCCGCTGCTGCTACAGCTGGAGGTGGATTTGCTGCAGCTGCCCCAGCTGGTTCTGGTTTTGCAAGTAAGTTACCTAACTACATATAGTTTTCACTGGTTTGCGTGGTTCTCCCAGGAcctttatgatttttttaagcaaaatttTCAGGTGGAGGGTTTGGAGCTTTTAGTACCCAAGGCGGTGGAGGCTTTTCTACATTTGCTACTAGTTCTGGAGCTGGAAGACCTCCGTCTGAACTCTTCACGCAAATGAGAAAATAACTGTTACAAAGGTCGTACTAGGTCCAGTTTCTCTGGCCGGTGTCTGCTTTTTCATTTTAGATACTGTGACATGGGGATGCGTTGCATATAGTATTATTGGTTAATTTTCTTTTGCTCCTACTTTTCGCAACAGCCTCTGCTGATGAATGTGTGTGTGCGCGGTTGCGGTTTGTGCAAGAGAGTTGTAACTAATCATTGTTGAGGCCCTTTGGTTGAAAAGGAGAGGTCTTGCATATTCAGGGTAGTGTTTTAAGGTGTCAATTATTTACTCAGAGCCAAAGCGAGGCATAGAGATCAATCCAAAGTTTGAGATGTTAAATAATCATGCAGTCGATCAAAATTCAGACGAAGAAAGTTCTCGGAATGTGTTTTAAGTGGCATTCCTCTTAACAGGAAAAAGCAAAGCTGTGATAACCGTAAGTTCTAAATCAATATCTCGACGTCGCACCGAAACCTGGACAGCTCTAATTATAGATAGGTGGAGATCCTCAAATTTTCTTGGCTGTAGCTTTGGCTGCAGAAAGGTGGAACAAAGTTATGGCTATTAATCTAGCATCAGTACCTAGGTCCTGTTTGGCAAaagaattttttggatattcgtttaaaattttattgtaaaagttgtaggaaaattttgtttcttttctttttctttttgtttctttcttttttcttttctttcctatcttcttcttcttctcccttccccctccccttcTTCCTCCACTGCCACTTCTCCCTTCCTGTCGGAACCAAGTAGCAATAGAATCATTTTTTTTGCTGTTTTCTCTCTCTCCatcttctcctctctctctctctcccccacTCTCCCTCCCCGCCCGGTTGGCACTATCTGGTTGCGAGACCAAATCCGGTAGAGAGGGAGGGGGAGGGTGGCAGGAGAGAGGGGAGGggagaaggagagagagagggagaagagaaatgaagaaaaaggaaaaaaaaaaaaaaaaaaagaggtggtCGGCGGCTGTGGTggaagaaaaaggaataaagggaatttttttaatgtattttgggtattttgaaatgtgtaatttaaaatttttgaatagttttttgagattattgtaattaaaattgtaaaaaaattagTGGGAGACAAACTAGATCAAAAACTCCTTTGCCAAATAAGACCTTAATGTTGGGGTTTGTCATCACAAATAATCATTCGGAATCGTCTACTTCAATGGTGAGGAAAGTAAGTTAGTAGTGGTTAAGGCCTTGAAGGCATCTTTATGACCTGTTAATAGAAATTAAATTTACTCTTTATTGGTTTGCCAAAGTTATAGTGTAAACCACAAATTATATAGAGCAAAAATTATATAGTGTAAACCACCAAATTTACCATTGAGCTATTTCTTGACCATCAAACTATTTTTTGTTCTAATTAAGTTATTCAATTAACTAATCAGTAGACCCCTAGTCATTTGATCAAATTTTGCTCtcaatttacaaaataaatcaCACACATGCTACTCACTTGTCAAAATCCAAGAATAAACACGCCCACTAAACTTCTCAACTTGAAGGTAAAAAGTTCCAACAACCATTAAACTATTATATTCATATACTTTAAGCCTCtcaattattttgttgattcaAAATGGCCACTCAACTTACAAATGTATACATTAGTGGCAATTCCGTCCAAATTCAGTGTTAATTCCAAGGGTAGTGTTTTGaaccaattgaagaaaaaggaaTGTTTTGAACCAATTACATAATCTACCTGCTAAACGTTTGAGGAATAAAATGCGAAAGAATTGCTATAAAATTTCCTCATGGTTCTAATTTTGATGATATAAAAGCTGGGTAAAATACTTTGTTTAGCACAGCATTAAATGTCCTTAgcacaatttcttttttttttttcaaaaaaacaaTCACCCTTGACGAGCTTAGTCAGTCCGACAAGGACAATAGCATTTTTTCGTATCATTGCTATCGAGCTTAGTTAGCCTGAAagtcttccattttttttataaaaaaaaaaaaaaaaaaaaaccagcagGCTGCTGAGGTGACTTAGCTCGACGGccaatttttttaagaaaaaaaaaaattgccaacCTGCCGTGCTTAAACATTCCCCTATCGGCATTTGTGTGAATTTTTTTCACCAATAAACAAATGTATTACCTGGGAAATTAGCTAAACTCTGCTTGTATCCACCAGGATTGCTGGTacatgatttttttgttttttttagcaaaatttgagattttattaAGAACTGGCACTAAAGCTTTGTACGCAAAGAATAAGTCTCATATCTACACAATAATCATGCACTATCAATTTGCAAGAAACCATACTTTACTGTAGCATCCAAAAGAGGAAAACTCACACTCCAGCGCCAAGCTCCAATTTTCCTGTATTATGGGAAAAGTACCCCAATCCATAAATCTAAATTTTCTTAACCGTGATAAATGTGTTATCTAAATTTGCCTTCTCCTTTCTATCTTCTCTAAtgcttttctacccttttttccttttcttctttcttgaacTTATATTTCCTCCCACATTTTCTTGCCATCAAACTTGGGTATATTTGTTTTACAGGGCTTTTATTCACCCAAGTTACCTGTTTTTCTCTTGCCTCAAATATATTTTGCACTCTTTCTGATTGGCAAAGATGAACTAGTTTCACAATTACTCTGTTGAAGGGAATGCTTTGCAATACGTGGGTGATGCTTACCAGCTGCAAAAAGGGCAGCCATTCACCCTAAATTTTCCGCAGCATCATAAAGGACATTTCCAGAAGAGGAGTGTAACAGGAGCTAATTGAGGTGCAGAAGTTTTGGGAAACAAATTTTAAAAGAGCAGTAGGCCTCAGAGATCTTGGTGGATAGAAAATCATCAGGTGGGTAGATAAATTACCCATCAAGAGTAGCAAATATCTATTTCTCACATCACAGGCCTTGTCttttaatttctgaaaatttgcCAGAATATTCTACTCAGATGCATCATGTCATCTGTTCAACGCTAATATAGAGtggggattaaaaaaaaaaaagtaaaaaaaagcGCAGAAGACGATGGTGGTGATTTGGAGGTCAGAAATAGGTGGTTGTTTTTTATCATTCTTACGGAAGGTAATCAATGGGAATCCGTCTGATTTTTTCATCATTCCCACAAATCACTACCATCACCCAACCACGGACTCAAATCTTTGCCGAAGCAACACATGGTTGCAAATCAATTTTAGTAGGAAGAGATAGCTTTGTACGTGTTATTTTTCAAAACTACAGATCAAAAGATACAAAAATTAGTAGatagaaaaactttttttccaaaaaaaaatgtatctacCTTGTCAccaaaaaatcctaaaagatCAGAGGAATGATTCGGAGCTAAAGGTAGACAACACACTTACGTGCGCCAAAAACGTTGAGTTTTGCCTAACGATAGATTCCTCAATTCACTTGAGATACCACAGAGCAGTCGGAGGAACGAGGAATTGCAATATTAGGCAGAGAAGCCATAGGAAGCTCTTTGAATCCCAAAGAACTACTTTCCAGCAAACATATAAATAGTTTCAAACTTTCAGGCTCAGCATCTGATCTATCATCCAGAAGAGAATAGTCTATctacaaacaaacaaacaaacaaactcaGAAAGCAGTCAAAACCCGCGGCTCCTCAGTCCCTAACCTCTTTTTTGAGTGTCTGTCGTCTATTATTATTACTCTTATAAAGGCAGACGCAGCGGCAACCCGTTCccccaaaaccctaatttgcctaAAGGACGCCTTCTCCGCACGCTAAATACTCTGTCAACGAATGCTAAATTACATTTTACTCCCTTTATTTTAGGCATCTTGAACGTAACTCCTCTCTACTTTCCAAAATTCTACCGGTACTttggatttttccttttcttccccCCCAAGTCCCAACCTTTGAGTCCAATGGAAGACTTGGGTTCCTATTCCTTAttctaaattaaaaaaatgttttgCTTTTTGAGTTTCATTTGATATTATTGAGTAAACAATTGAAtgtcaaattaaatttgaagtgtTAGTTTAATGTGCCCCCCAACATGATGCGATACCACATTTTACGTCTTAATACTCTAATTCAAATGAAGTCCTCATTTctaccaaataaaataaaaaatacaattctcatgaaccATAAGGATatattttttggataattttttttatacattgacagtgtatGCATAAACGAGTCTAGATATATGACACATATGTAAAATCTGatgttcaaattcaaattcagatgATCTGACATTTATCTAACCCCGTTGATGCATATACTAAcaatgtaggaaagattaactCTGATGGGCAGCAAGTTTTATGGCTGGACAAGCCACCAATATACGCGCGTGTGTAAATGTATAGTCTTGACTTGACAGCACAAATGCCAACTTACGGCAGTGGTATATTGGTACAACTGCGGAAAACAACATACACATCAATCGTCGGTCTGCTCTCCCGTTCAACTACATTGTGTGTCCGTGGAACTCGCCACCGGTTGTGATCATTTTGTGTGGCAGTTATACTCTCCATATGGCTTTCCAATGCAGATGGTTTGGGCACAGAGAAGTTCTCCTCTTTGGGATTCTGCAGTTATCACTACTGTTCTTACAGCTCGCAGAAGGCGAAAAGATGGTCATTCTAGCAGCAGACCGTCTTTAATGCGTCAACTACTGCGTTTCACTGCACTAGTCCCCTGGAGATCCTTGATGAAAGTCCTGAGGCAACCATTGATGATACGGGGAGCTGCTCCATCACAGAACCGTTTTGCTAGATCGACAGCCTTCAAGAATAGCTACATATTACTGGAGTTCATGCAACTGATGCAGAGAAAAAGATTAAAGGAAGAATGATCCTACAGGAGGAGTGCACACAAGCAATGTGAAAGATCTGTAACCATCAGATACTTTTGGATATTGTTCAGATGTGAGAACCATTTAGATAGCTTTTACCACCCTTTTTTCTCAGGTGTATCATACATCATTCTGAGAGTCGGCAATCAGCAGATCACCTTATCTCTTCTACAGTTTAGTTTAGATACCTACTTCCTGTGAAATACATATCTAATCCACAACGGAAGGAGCAAGAATATACCTCGTTGATGACGATCTGATGCCTTGTCCCTAGAACTGCTATTTCTGACATAGCTAAGTGAAGAATTGAAAGCTCCAAAATTCTTGCTGCCGGTTCATTCTGGAGAAAACAGAATAAGTATATAATGGCATTGCCACAGAGAATACCATCAGCTCAGTATGTCAAACATCAATTTAAATGCATCTAATTCCAAAAGACAATTATGATGATAAACATTGACTGTTCTGAGAAGCTATAGTTATGTCAATCAACTAAAATATAGGAACAGGTAGATTTCTAAATAAGGACTGATAAGGAAAATTAAAGAGGCATCATCATGCTTCCTCCATCCCAAAAAACCAAAGCAAGCTTCAATAAACAGTGATATCTCATAATTCCCTATCAGTCTCCAGAATCTAAATTTTATCATCAAGCCTACGGGGTCTAGATATAAGCAACTCCCAGGAACAACGCTTACTTATTCTCGTTTGTTTTCTTTCAGTGCAGGGCTATGAAGGGAAAGAGTAACGGCTTAGAGGAAAGGaccttgaaaatttttattacccAAACATAGTTTGTAAAATTAATCAGTGAGAGTGGATATAAAACAAAATGCAGAAGATCATTAACTACATACAGCTTaaatgagctgaaatttgagATCACAATACTGGAAGAACTCATCAAGAACAACGCacggagagagggagagggccAACATGGGATCGGATATCCTGGGGAGTATGCATTATTCAGAGCGTTGGATGCTCTAAGGGGGCCCATTAATTTTCAGGGCACCCAACAGCCCTGCTGCACAGTCCCTAGGATAGATAAACATGATCTTCCAAGGTCATCAAGATACTCCTACCATAACTAGGAGAAAATAAGGGAAGAAAGACTGATCTTTTAAGGtgggaaaggaaaagaatgtTATTGCAAAAGGTGATCAGTATCTTATCTATTTAAACAGTTTAAACTGACTCCCAGCATTTTATTGGGATTGGGAAATAACAGTTTACAAGCAACACAAACATCAACGTCTCACAGGAGTTTAGGGATCTTAGAACTTTAAGTTTCTTATTCGAGTGATGACAGTTATCCAGCTCTTTCTTTCTCTGTGTACAGTTTCATTGTGCAAATAAAATACAATCTTGCCCTATCAGCAATAAAAGTCATTGTTAAGCAAATTAAAACCGCTCCCTTTTGCCTGTGGAGAAAACTCGTAAAGAATTTAGAATTTATAAACACCAATCTACTTGCTAGCTCCAAGATCATCTAACAAATGGTATATCTAACCTTCCAATTAGGAGGTGCAACTTTATCAATAACAAAAACATGACTATCCCACTTCTCTGCAACTGCCACCAAAAGTTTCCTTGTGAAGCTGGAACAGAATTTTCACATTAAGAGAAAACTTAAACTACCTGGATTACTTAAAGAAGGAGAAAATTAAGAGGCATACCGCAGAATTAGTTTACTGTACACCAACTTTGGAGGTGCTGAAAGAACTTCTGCTTCTGAGAAATAATGAGCAGGATTAGCCAATGCACCAGGAAAGAATTTCATGCCAAACAGAAAGTGAGAAGAATGGTAAAGAGGGGAACAAAATGGGATAGTCATCAACAGAATGAAATTAATGCATCAGTAAACTTGTGGTAGTATCATGTAACTACAATCCTGCAACAGTGACATTAATTCATAAGGAAGCCTGCATGGTTAAGAGGTGTAACAGATTTCATCTTGTCATAGTAATCTTTTTTGAGAAActtgagaaaaaggaaaaccagGGATGTTGATGCTTTGGCTATAGCCTGATTTCAACCCAATCTTCTGAGTTTAAAGGTTCGAGCCTTTGAGATACAGGTTCATTTTTCTCAGACTAAACTGGAAAGCTATAAATCTGCCATGTAATTTCTTTCTTTAGGAGGTTGACTAAATGGTAACTTCATGCCAATGTAGCTTTGAGCAGGCTATGTTAGTATATACACATGTTGTGAGATACAAAATAATGATCTTAAGATGTATCTGCAGGTTTCCCTGGTAAATACTCTTAGTTTCTCTATTGCATCTGGATAACAACTTTTTCAGCCCATGCAAGGAAATTTGGGAGCTGTTTACGTGCCACCCATTATAGATATGACATACAGAGGATCAGAATGAGACCACTAAGTTTTCTTTTCATCTGTTTCTCAACACATAATGCTATTATCATACAATCCAACAATTCAGATCAAGTTTATATGAACTCAGTTACCCTATGACTGTAATTAAAATTAACCTAAACAGGTGAAAACATTGCTGAAGGGTATGACCAATTGAAATTTTGAGCCCTGTATTCACTGCCTACAAACTCCTATCCCCATCTTATTTGCGACTgtgactttaaaaaaaaaaaaaaaaactactaaacAAAGCCAGAACCGAGAACTTAAAAAGATCTGAATGCcaaaccttctttttttttttttaatgccaaACCTTATGCAAAGTACTTCTAACTAAGTTGCAGGTGTCATGACTCATGAGTAGAAGAAACCTGATGTGGACATCAAGGTCACGATGGACTCGAGGATCATAGAGCCAACTCGcttcaagttcaagttcaaattcaaactcaagaACTTGTTGGATAAGCCGTTCAAGTCAAAGAAAGCTCGTGCTAAATGGATTAAGGAGCATGGAAGACATTGGCGTATCTTGAGAAAGAAGATTAAATTTCTGGACTTAACCAGTGGCATTTAAATCTAAACGTCCACAGTTTTTTCCTGTCCTTTATTTATTGTTTGGTTTTCTACTTAATTATTTAGATAGTTGTTTTAGTTAATAAAAGGCCAATTTTGTGTTAAGCCTTTGAGCTTAATGGCCCAAATGATTGAGTCAGTGGTTTGTTTGGTTTGTTAGGGTCCGGCCCATGGGGCTTAGTCTAGGTTGCTGTCTTCTTTAAATAACATTGTAAAAAATGATAGTTCTACAGTTGAATGATTTTATGACATTGAACCTTTGAGGTTTTCTATGGGCTAGTGGAGACTCTTGTCTTTCAAATCTTGATTCACTTTGAGCGAGCGTATTCTTGAGTGAATTGAGTATTGTATCAATTTCATATTCACCCAAGTTCCATCCAAATTTCATTCAAACCTGTCTCCTTACGAACTGGGGCTTTCCCATAGGAGAATTCGTATCAAAAGCATGCAAGATCAAGATCCTTGTCGAAAATCTAGTGCCACACCAAACTCATTTACCTACATGAATCTAGAATAATATCCATGTATTCAACATTTCAAATTCCCCAATCTTTCTGCTCTCGCTAATTTCatagtttttgacatttttaTCTCTCAGTAAATGCGAGAAACGAAGGTCAGATATTTGAAACTAACTGTCCTAGATGCCCACTTCCCAAATGTGATGATGAAACAGGTTTGAAAAATGTTTACTATGTGCTCAGCCATCAATGCCAGAAAAACAAAATTGTGCACAACTCCCAagtgagagaaaagaagaagaatcacAATAACTAGACATGGAAAAAGGCCTCGAAGAAGCCATGAATCCGACATTTGGAGTTGCCCATAGTCAAGTAGGTGCAATGCACACATAAAGGAACTACCAGTCAAATCATTCCAAAATTGTGAATGCAAGATGAAAGACAGCCAGCTGAGCGCTAAGGGATAGAATGAAATAAGTATAGCTATATTTTCAAAGAATCAGACAAGTGGGGAGCTTACCAATTTCAGATTCCTTTTGATCGTGGAGGAGAAGCTCATCAGCTTCTTCAAGAGTGTTTGCGGTAACAGGTGGCCCTGCAAAGCTCATGTGGTTGTATTCTACCAACGACTCCTTGTCAAAATCATAACCCGGCTCTGAACACCAACACAGTAACAAAATTGGAGTTGATAAATCAAGGAAAGGCAATTAACAAGCAAAGGAAAGCCAGCAGCATTTTACGGGAAGTAGTTGGAATTAGTAGCGAAAAGAGTTGAAGATAAGAAAGCACGTATGATTTACCCCTTCTGGCGTTAATTCTCTTCTCAAAAAGACGAACAGGGTCGGACCCTTCTAAACAGGAAGCATAAAGGATCAACCTATGCATAATCAATGTACAATTGACTTAATCTACAAGTATGCTACATAGTAGTATATCCCTAATCTTGAATAACagcaacaaaaaaataataaatgaataaaaggGGCTTGCAACACAAAGACCACGAATGTTGTAGAAGATAAAGaataatgaaaaaggaaatgcaTACAGAGCTAGCTCTCTGGCGGCTCTGGGGCTGCAGAACCTTCCGCTCTTGTCAATTTTGGGCAGCATATTATGGGTATCCCTGGGACTGGTGGCAGTACCAGAAGGAGAAAGCGAGGTGTTGGAAGATTCCTGAATGAGTTGGTGGTCGTCGAAGTCGATAGCGAGGGCGGAAGGGGAGCGAAGCGCAAGAAGTGGATTGGGGGTTCGGGAGCAGGCGGGGCTTGAGGAGATGAGACGGACTAGTTCTGGAAAGTAGCAGTAGTTGAAGGTGGGATGAGGTTTAAGAAATGATATAGGGGTGAAGGAGGAGGAATTTGTAGTGAGGGATGGAGGCGAGTAGCAAGACAAGTATGGAGTGGCAGAGGTGCCGAGCAGGAAGGAGCTTAACACCATTTCTATTTCTCCGATTTCCCTCCTTATCCTTGCTTCCTTGTTCAGTTTTCTTCCCCTGAATTCGACAGTGTGGACTGAGCAGGATACACTTAACGGAccgttaaaaaaaattaaaaatgtgcAAGCGCTGCAACCAGGACACAGGCTCTGCCGGAATTGGGTAGTGTTCAAGTGCGTGCAACTAATAAAAGATATTTATGCCAAAATTTTTGACAATatttgaaatcattttcaagagAATTAGTTTTATGTTGTAATAGTAAATGTGTAGAAAATTTACTAAAATGAAATACATAAAcaataattttaaaagtgaaggatgaaaaaatgttttgaacgattttctcTAATTCAGCGTTATATTGTTGGTTCATGAAATTTTT is drawn from Coffea arabica cultivar ET-39 chromosome 1c, Coffea Arabica ET-39 HiFi, whole genome shotgun sequence and contains these coding sequences:
- the LOC113740232 gene encoding uncharacterized protein — protein: MVLSSFLLGTSATPYLSCYSPPSLTTNSSSFTPISFLKPHPTFNYCYFPELVRLISSSPACSRTPNPLLALRSPSALAIDFDDHQLIQESSNTSLSPSGTATSPRDTHNMLPKIDKSGRFCSPRAARELALLILYASCLEGSDPVRLFEKRINARREPGYDFDKESLVEYNHMSFAGPPVTANTLEEADELLLHDQKESEIEAEVLSAPPKLVYSKLILRFTRKLLVAVAEKWDSHVFVIDKVAPPNWKNEPAARILELSILHLAMSEIAVLGTRHQIVINEAVDLAKRFCDGAAPRIINGCLRTFIKDLQGTSAVKRSS